A part of Eubacterium sp. AB3007 genomic DNA contains:
- the nuoE gene encoding NADH-quinone oxidoreductase subunit NuoE produces the protein MSEKNCCGAGTDAFKELDAVLDQYAKVPGSLITILQKAQDIYGYLSVETINRISQATGIKPAKIYGVATFYAQFRLQPVGKYLIMLCKGTACHVNSADRIEEAITEHLGINDNETTEDGLFTLNNVACLGCCSLAPVMMVRSSEGDETYGNLTKDKVKQILTEIAERA, from the coding sequence ATGAGTGAAAAGAATTGTTGCGGCGCTGGTACAGATGCGTTCAAGGAACTTGACGCAGTACTGGATCAGTACGCTAAGGTGCCTGGCAGCCTGATCACGATCTTGCAGAAGGCGCAGGACATCTACGGCTATCTTTCCGTAGAGACCATCAATCGTATTTCACAGGCGACGGGGATCAAACCTGCCAAGATCTACGGTGTGGCCACGTTCTATGCACAGTTCAGACTGCAGCCTGTCGGCAAGTATCTGATCATGCTCTGCAAGGGAACGGCCTGCCATGTAAACAGTGCGGACAGGATCGAGGAAGCTATCACCGAACATCTCGGGATCAACGACAATGAGACCACTGAGGATGGATTGTTCACTCTGAACAACGTAGCATGTCTCGGATGCTGCTCACTGGCTCCGGTCATGATGGTCAGAAGCAGCGAGGGTGACGAGACCTACGGGAACCTCACCAAGGACAAGGTCAAGCAGATCCTGACTGAGATCGCAGAGAGAGCATAG
- a CDS encoding ComEC/Rec2 family competence protein — MRKVAHHGSKYSSTSAFLEAVSPRIAVISVGRNTYGHPTPEALARLRECGAAVYRTDTMGAVGIITRGGMLKVCKTKDTRKIRNGSAWKEVHGESGIE; from the coding sequence ATGAGGAAGGTGGCCCATCATGGTAGCAAATACTCCAGTACCTCAGCGTTTCTGGAAGCTGTCTCGCCGAGAATCGCGGTGATTAGTGTGGGTCGTAACACCTATGGCCATCCGACCCCGGAGGCTTTGGCACGGCTTCGGGAATGCGGCGCTGCTGTGTATCGGACAGATACGATGGGGGCGGTGGGGATCATTACCCGCGGCGGGATGCTGAAGGTGTGCAAGACCAAAGACACCAGAAAGATCCGGAATGGCAGTGCATGGAAAGAAGTGCATGGTGAATCGGGAATAGAATGA
- a CDS encoding SHOCT domain-containing protein: MGTNYNIPFLVTMDYAFQMLQDGILTVDEYKRFFCEMSQKYKCEDVRILYQSKLDIYIDQSVNGDTKGAMKNANN; the protein is encoded by the coding sequence ATGGGCACGAATTACAACATCCCATTTCTTGTCACAATGGATTATGCATTTCAGATGCTCCAGGACGGCATTTTGACAGTCGATGAATACAAGAGGTTCTTTTGTGAAATGAGCCAAAAATATAAATGCGAAGACGTCCGAATTTTGTATCAAAGTAAGCTTGATATATATATCGATCAGAGCGTTAATGGTGATACGAAAGGAGCGATGAAGAATGCAAATAACTAA
- a CDS encoding NADH-quinone oxidoreductase subunit NuoF, with product MKVVIGQGSCGIATGAKKTEAEFRQQLEKQGVQAELTITGCVGTCYLEPIVDVYEDNGDMTRYVKVQPDRVEKIVAEHLKDGKPVEEYILTDEDKEFLEKQERVVLRHCGVINPEIIDEYIAVGGYEASRKVLTSMTQDDVIDIIKVSNLRGRGGAGFPTWFKWNAAKANPGKEKYIVCNADEGDPGAFMDRSVLEGDPHSVLEGMIIGGFAMGATEGIIYCRAEYPLAIKRLEIAMAQAREKGFLGDNIFGTGRHFDIRIKAGAGAFVCGEETALIASLEGERGMPRLKPPFPAAKGYWQQPTNINNVETYANVAWIIENGGEAFAKLGHAPSTGTKVFALAGKIKKGGLVEVPMGLKVKDVIYGIGGGIKNDREFKAVQMGGPSGGCIPADLADTPVTYEDIVKTGAIVGSGGMIVMDEDTCMVDMARYFLDFTKKESCGKCNYCRIGTMRMLEILERITKGEGQDGDIEKLEELAKKIKDGAMCGLGQTAPNPVLSTIRYFRNEYEDHIYNHKCTARSCKALIKFDITDACKGCTLCARNCPVGAISGEVKGIHSIDQSLCIKCGKCEEHCKFGAIVRE from the coding sequence ATGAAAGTAGTAATCGGACAGGGCAGCTGCGGGATCGCGACCGGTGCCAAGAAGACGGAAGCAGAGTTCAGGCAGCAGCTTGAGAAACAGGGAGTTCAGGCAGAACTCACCATCACCGGATGTGTAGGTACCTGCTATCTTGAACCTATCGTCGATGTATATGAAGACAATGGCGACATGACCAGATATGTGAAGGTCCAGCCAGACAGAGTCGAGAAGATCGTGGCGGAGCATCTGAAGGATGGGAAACCGGTAGAAGAGTACATCCTCACCGATGAGGACAAGGAATTCCTGGAGAAGCAGGAGAGAGTTGTTCTGCGTCATTGTGGCGTGATCAATCCGGAGATCATCGATGAGTATATCGCTGTTGGCGGCTACGAGGCATCCAGAAAGGTCCTCACTTCCATGACTCAGGACGATGTCATCGACATCATCAAGGTCTCCAACCTGAGAGGACGTGGAGGCGCGGGATTCCCCACCTGGTTCAAGTGGAACGCTGCCAAGGCAAACCCGGGCAAGGAGAAATACATCGTATGTAACGCGGACGAGGGCGATCCGGGTGCGTTCATGGATCGTTCCGTACTGGAGGGCGATCCTCATTCCGTGCTGGAGGGCATGATCATCGGTGGCTTTGCCATGGGCGCTACCGAGGGCATCATCTACTGCCGTGCGGAGTATCCACTTGCAATCAAGAGACTGGAGATCGCGATGGCCCAGGCCAGAGAGAAAGGGTTCCTGGGAGACAACATCTTCGGAACCGGGCGTCATTTCGACATCCGTATCAAGGCCGGCGCCGGCGCATTCGTCTGCGGTGAGGAGACCGCACTGATCGCCTCCCTGGAGGGCGAGAGAGGTATGCCAAGACTGAAGCCGCCATTCCCGGCAGCCAAGGGTTACTGGCAGCAGCCGACCAACATCAACAACGTAGAGACCTATGCCAACGTGGCGTGGATCATCGAGAACGGCGGCGAGGCATTCGCCAAGCTGGGACACGCACCTTCCACCGGTACCAAAGTATTTGCTCTGGCCGGTAAGATCAAGAAGGGTGGTCTGGTCGAGGTTCCCATGGGCCTGAAGGTAAAGGACGTCATCTACGGCATCGGCGGCGGCATCAAGAACGACAGAGAGTTCAAGGCCGTGCAGATGGGTGGTCCGTCCGGTGGATGTATCCCGGCAGACCTGGCAGATACCCCGGTCACCTATGAGGATATCGTCAAGACCGGCGCTATCGTTGGTTCCGGTGGTATGATCGTCATGGATGAGGATACCTGCATGGTGGATATGGCCAGATACTTCCTGGACTTCACCAAGAAGGAATCCTGCGGTAAGTGCAATTACTGCCGTATCGGTACCATGAGAATGCTGGAGATCCTGGAGCGCATCACCAAGGGCGAGGGCCAGGACGGAGATATTGAGAAACTCGAGGAACTGGCCAAGAAGATCAAGGACGGCGCCATGTGCGGTCTGGGCCAGACAGCTCCGAACCCGGTACTCTCTACGATCCGTTACTTCAGAAACGAGTACGAGGACCATATTTACAATCACAAGTGTACCGCCAGATCCTGTAAGGCGCTCATCAAGTTCGATATTACCGACGCATGTAAGGGCTGTACGCTTTGTGCACGCAACTGCCCGGTCGGCGCCATCAGCGGTGAGGTCAAGGGTATCCACAGCATCGACCAGAGCCTGTGCATCAAGTGCGGCAAGTGCGAGGAGCATTGTAAGTTCGGTGCGATCGTAAGAGAATAG
- a CDS encoding DNA polymerase, with amino-acid sequence MRNISIDVETYSSRSLQKCGVYKYAESPDFEIMLFGYSVDFGPLRVVDLIQGEQVPEAVLDALVDPAVTKWAFNAQFERICLSVFLGLPQGKYLDPKSWKCSMIWSAYMGLPLSLEGVGVILGLEKQKLAEGKDLIRYFCAPCKPTKTNGGRIRNLPEHAPDKWEMFKSYNIRDVEVEVQIQKRLAKFPVPDGVWDEYHLDQEINDRGIRVDMPLVQEAIKIDEMVRERLTEAIQEIAGIENPNSVVQMKGWLADNGLETDTLGKKAVAGLIHETEGAVSKVLSLRLQLAKSSVKKYQAMVNAACKDNRCHGMFQFYGANRTGRFSGRLVQLQNLPQNHISDLAEARALVRDGAIDALELLYDDIPDTLSQLIRTAFIPVDGMRFYVADFSAIEARVIAWFAGEDWRSDVFRSGGDIYCASASQMFKVPVEKHGVNGHLRQKGKIAELALGYGGSTGALKAMGALEMGLSEEELQPLVDAWRKSNPNIVRFWWDIDRAVKEVVKQKGTRTVRGIKFFWQSGMLFITLPSGRNLAYVKPRIGENRFGGVSVTYEGVGSTKKWERIESYGPKFVENIVQATARDILMYAMKTLRNCSIVAHVHDEIIIEADPSMSLEAVCEQMGRVPTWAEGLVLRADGYTCDFYMKD; translated from the coding sequence ATGAGAAACATAAGTATTGATGTCGAGACGTATTCTTCCCGCAGCCTTCAAAAGTGCGGGGTGTATAAATACGCAGAAAGCCCAGACTTTGAGATCATGCTCTTTGGGTATAGCGTGGACTTTGGTCCGCTACGGGTGGTTGACCTTATCCAGGGAGAACAGGTCCCGGAAGCAGTGCTTGATGCCCTGGTAGACCCTGCGGTCACCAAATGGGCTTTCAATGCTCAGTTTGAAAGGATCTGTCTGTCCGTGTTCCTTGGATTGCCACAAGGGAAATACCTTGATCCAAAGTCCTGGAAGTGCAGTATGATCTGGTCTGCGTACATGGGATTACCGCTCTCACTTGAGGGAGTAGGAGTGATCCTTGGTCTGGAAAAGCAGAAGCTGGCAGAGGGGAAGGATCTGATCCGTTATTTCTGCGCTCCGTGCAAGCCTACAAAAACGAATGGTGGCAGGATTCGGAACCTGCCGGAGCATGCTCCCGATAAGTGGGAAATGTTCAAATCCTACAACATCCGCGACGTGGAAGTGGAGGTTCAGATCCAGAAGAGGTTAGCGAAGTTCCCTGTTCCTGATGGAGTGTGGGATGAGTATCATCTGGATCAGGAGATCAATGACAGAGGGATACGTGTGGACATGCCATTGGTCCAGGAAGCGATAAAGATCGATGAGATGGTGCGTGAGAGGCTGACAGAGGCCATACAGGAGATCGCCGGGATAGAGAATCCGAACAGCGTGGTGCAGATGAAGGGCTGGCTGGCGGATAATGGACTTGAAACAGACACACTTGGGAAGAAAGCAGTAGCAGGGCTTATCCACGAGACGGAAGGGGCGGTGTCGAAAGTATTATCACTTCGTCTACAGCTGGCAAAGTCATCGGTGAAAAAGTATCAGGCGATGGTGAATGCTGCCTGCAAGGACAATCGGTGTCACGGAATGTTCCAGTTCTATGGAGCGAACAGGACAGGGCGCTTCTCAGGACGGCTGGTGCAATTGCAAAACCTCCCGCAAAACCATATATCCGATCTTGCTGAGGCCAGAGCTCTTGTCAGGGATGGAGCCATCGATGCCTTGGAACTACTCTATGACGATATCCCGGACACCTTATCGCAGCTGATCAGAACAGCCTTTATTCCAGTAGACGGTATGAGGTTTTATGTAGCTGACTTCTCTGCGATCGAAGCACGCGTCATTGCCTGGTTTGCCGGGGAGGATTGGCGCTCGGATGTGTTCAGGTCAGGCGGTGATATCTACTGCGCATCGGCCAGTCAGATGTTTAAGGTGCCGGTTGAGAAGCATGGCGTGAATGGTCATCTCCGGCAGAAGGGGAAGATAGCAGAACTCGCGCTCGGTTACGGCGGGAGCACGGGAGCACTGAAGGCGATGGGCGCACTCGAGATGGGTCTATCGGAAGAAGAACTGCAGCCTCTTGTGGATGCCTGGCGGAAGTCAAACCCTAACATAGTCCGATTCTGGTGGGACATTGACCGGGCCGTGAAGGAAGTGGTCAAGCAGAAGGGTACACGGACAGTACGTGGGATCAAGTTCTTCTGGCAAAGCGGCATGCTCTTCATCACGCTTCCATCCGGCCGGAACCTTGCCTACGTGAAGCCGCGCATCGGGGAGAATCGATTCGGAGGCGTGTCCGTTACCTATGAGGGCGTCGGGAGCACGAAGAAGTGGGAACGTATCGAGAGCTATGGTCCGAAATTTGTGGAGAACATCGTGCAGGCCACAGCTAGAGACATCCTTATGTATGCGATGAAAACGCTGAGGAACTGCAGCATCGTAGCTCATGTGCATGATGAGATCATCATCGAAGCGGACCCTTCTATGAGCCTCGAGGCTGTCTGTGAGCAGATGGGCAGGGTACCAACATGGGCGGAAGGACTGGTTCTCCGGGCCGATGGATACACCTGTGATTTCTATATGAAAGACTAA
- a CDS encoding DUF2815 family protein, which yields MAKVKNRTKVITGINTRLSYFNGWEPVSINGSAEKYSTSVLIRKDDTDTVEAINRAIDAAIEEGIAKFGGKKPNKAAIKLPLRDGDIERDDEAYKGHWFINANSKTPPQIVDRNVKPILDRSEVYSGCYARVSLNFYAFNSNGNKGIACGLGNIQKVRDGEPLGGKSTAADDFATLEDEDFLA from the coding sequence ATGGCTAAAGTGAAAAACAGAACAAAGGTTATTACAGGAATTAACACAAGACTTTCCTATTTCAATGGCTGGGAGCCGGTTTCCATTAACGGCAGTGCGGAGAAATACTCTACATCGGTGCTGATCAGAAAGGATGATACCGATACAGTGGAAGCGATCAACCGGGCCATTGACGCGGCCATCGAGGAAGGGATTGCGAAGTTCGGTGGGAAGAAGCCGAACAAGGCTGCGATCAAGCTGCCCTTAAGAGACGGGGACATCGAAAGGGATGATGAGGCATACAAAGGCCACTGGTTCATCAATGCCAATTCCAAGACCCCGCCGCAGATCGTCGACAGGAACGTGAAGCCGATCCTGGACCGTTCAGAAGTCTACAGCGGCTGCTACGCGAGAGTGTCCCTGAATTTTTACGCTTTCAACAGCAATGGAAATAAGGGGATCGCCTGCGGTCTCGGGAACATCCAGAAAGTCAGAGATGGAGAGCCGCTCGGAGGCAAGTCCACCGCAGCAGACGATTTTGCCACTCTGGAAGATGAGGATTTCCTGGCGTAG
- the holA gene encoding DNA polymerase III subunit delta encodes MAYRKNTPPGSREFMKNLQNNTPGSVIVLYGVEEYLIRWAVDLLKEKYISPATEVMDFQVLDGNACDPAAIIGAAETFSMLSEKRVVWVRDFRPLKSPGNMAGYGEDGIERLTKYMENPNDGAILVLSNEELDGTRKLAKAARKYGKVYEMGTVSERELVGFAAKRFRELGVTVSKQQMREIITATGYLNKESEYRLYDFVHDIEKLAALAEEGTLRSEDIAGAVNGDKETFLFDLIDGISENNKTRALELLYNRMSDDPYGGIPLVAAIISQMELMYCVKEFAGSMDGPSTAPTISKRMGIHEFRVKKAMRYSSRYSLSKLRAMLQAGYKAYADMVTGLLEPRLALEMFIAQI; translated from the coding sequence ATGGCATATCGTAAGAACACACCTCCCGGTTCCCGGGAGTTCATGAAAAATTTACAGAATAACACCCCTGGCAGCGTCATCGTGCTGTACGGGGTGGAGGAATATCTGATCCGGTGGGCAGTGGATCTTCTGAAGGAGAAGTATATTTCACCGGCAACGGAGGTCATGGATTTCCAGGTGCTTGATGGCAACGCCTGCGATCCTGCGGCGATCATCGGGGCAGCGGAGACCTTCTCCATGCTTTCCGAGAAGCGGGTAGTCTGGGTCCGGGATTTCCGACCTCTGAAAAGCCCCGGTAATATGGCCGGCTACGGGGAGGACGGCATCGAACGTCTGACGAAATATATGGAGAATCCCAATGACGGCGCCATTCTGGTTCTCTCCAATGAGGAACTCGACGGGACGCGGAAACTGGCCAAGGCGGCCAGGAAATACGGCAAGGTCTACGAGATGGGAACGGTGTCCGAGCGGGAACTGGTAGGATTCGCCGCCAAGCGCTTTCGGGAACTTGGGGTCACAGTCAGTAAACAACAGATGCGTGAGATCATCACCGCCACCGGTTATCTGAACAAGGAAAGTGAATACAGGCTGTATGACTTTGTGCACGACATCGAGAAGTTGGCGGCGCTGGCTGAGGAAGGGACGCTTCGATCGGAGGACATCGCGGGGGCAGTGAACGGGGACAAGGAGACCTTCCTGTTCGATCTGATCGATGGCATCAGCGAGAATAACAAGACCAGAGCGTTGGAACTTCTCTACAACCGTATGAGCGATGATCCATACGGCGGGATCCCGTTGGTCGCTGCGATCATCTCCCAAATGGAGCTCATGTACTGCGTGAAGGAGTTTGCGGGCAGTATGGACGGCCCTTCCACGGCTCCAACCATCAGCAAGCGGATGGGAATCCACGAGTTCAGGGTGAAGAAGGCGATGCGCTACAGCAGCCGCTACTCATTGAGCAAGCTCAGGGCGATGCTTCAGGCGGGCTACAAAGCTTACGCGGACATGGTGACAGGGCTTCTGGAACCACGGCTTGCTTTGGAAATGTTTATCGCACAGATATGA
- a CDS encoding recombinase family protein, which translates to MQGNKVVTVIPQKKKVKKDTHGQDTKKRRVAGYARVSTDLEQQQNSYQTQLEYYKTYINSRPDWEFAGMYSDEGITGTSTKRRDGFNHMIEDALAGKIDLIVTKSVSRFARNTVDSLSTVRKLKDAGVEVYFEKENIYTLDQKGELLITIMSSLAQEESRSISENTTWGQRKRMADGHGCIGFSHFLGYDRGPDGEFVINEEQAKIVKRIYNEYLDGKNTSQIARDLSNDGIKTVTGKDRWHPTTIISILKNEKYIGDCLMQKFYVEDFLTKKMVRNQGELQQYYVKGHHEPIISEEVYNAVQRKMKAIQKKKHQSGARDFSSMVICGDCGSYYGSKVWHSNDKYKKIVYRCNKKYNGDKCNTPAVDEDRLREVFIEAINKLLENKGEIVSNMERALAIKNETNYEEIIRRAVVELDKAEAAFRALIDRQKVTPIAFEEYEKKIRTAGKRYDKAKEEYDRLLEESQNRTRSIYEIEQFIKSLVEQNEVIVNYDYGLMKRTVKQITISNNSGAIFEFYDGSEIAVDKVR; encoded by the coding sequence ATGCAGGGAAATAAAGTAGTAACGGTGATCCCGCAGAAGAAAAAGGTCAAGAAAGATACACATGGCCAGGATACCAAAAAGCGAAGGGTCGCGGGATACGCCAGAGTATCAACTGATCTTGAACAGCAGCAGAACTCGTACCAGACACAGCTCGAGTATTACAAGACTTACATCAACAGCAGACCAGACTGGGAATTCGCAGGTATGTATTCAGACGAAGGCATCACCGGCACCAGCACCAAGCGGCGTGACGGATTTAATCATATGATTGAGGACGCGCTGGCCGGCAAAATCGACTTGATTGTAACGAAATCAGTATCTAGGTTTGCCAGAAATACGGTTGACTCGCTATCGACGGTCAGAAAGTTGAAGGACGCCGGTGTCGAAGTGTACTTTGAGAAGGAGAATATCTATACGCTTGATCAGAAGGGGGAGCTGCTCATCACAATTATGTCGTCCCTGGCTCAGGAAGAAAGCAGATCAATATCTGAAAATACAACCTGGGGCCAGCGAAAGAGAATGGCAGACGGACATGGCTGTATTGGCTTCTCACACTTCCTGGGATACGACAGAGGCCCAGATGGAGAGTTTGTGATCAATGAAGAGCAGGCCAAGATCGTAAAGCGGATCTATAATGAATACCTCGATGGCAAGAACACATCACAGATAGCTCGAGATTTGTCCAACGATGGAATTAAGACCGTGACCGGAAAGGACAGATGGCATCCGACAACAATTATCTCAATTCTCAAGAATGAGAAATATATCGGAGACTGCCTGATGCAGAAGTTCTACGTTGAGGATTTCCTGACAAAGAAGATGGTCAGAAACCAGGGTGAGCTTCAGCAGTACTACGTGAAAGGTCATCATGAGCCCATTATTTCGGAAGAGGTATATAACGCGGTTCAGCGGAAGATGAAGGCCATCCAGAAGAAGAAACATCAGTCTGGAGCGAGGGATTTCTCATCTATGGTCATCTGTGGAGACTGCGGATCGTACTACGGATCAAAAGTATGGCACTCGAATGACAAGTACAAGAAGATCGTCTACCGCTGCAATAAGAAATACAATGGCGACAAGTGTAACACACCAGCGGTCGATGAGGATCGATTGAGAGAAGTGTTTATCGAAGCCATCAATAAGCTTCTCGAAAACAAAGGCGAGATCGTAAGCAATATGGAAAGGGCCCTGGCTATTAAGAACGAGACGAATTACGAGGAGATAATCCGGAGGGCAGTCGTAGAGCTTGATAAAGCGGAGGCAGCATTCCGGGCGTTGATCGACCGGCAAAAGGTGACGCCTATCGCCTTCGAAGAATACGAGAAGAAGATCAGGACGGCCGGAAAGAGATACGATAAGGCAAAAGAAGAATATGACCGACTTCTGGAAGAAAGCCAAAACCGGACCAGGAGCATCTACGAGATAGAGCAGTTTATAAAGAGTCTGGTGGAGCAGAACGAGGTTATTGTCAACTACGACTACGGACTAATGAAACGAACAGTGAAACAGATTACGATATCTAACAACAGTGGGGCGATTTTCGAATTCTATGATGGTTCAGAAATAGCAGTGGATAAGGTGAGATAG
- a CDS encoding recombinase family protein → MLKKKEVSRRKVAAYARVSKDSDMLLHSLANQVSYYSELINSNPEWEFAGIYVDEGISGTKLKNRDGFLRMMEDARRGKVDLIITKSVSRFARNTVDLLQSIRDFQELNVEVRFEKDGISTFDGEGELMLSLIASFAQAEAESISENVKWGKRKQMQEGIYHHSSRCYGYEWQGDNFVIVPEEAKVVRYIFESYIAGMSPKHIAESIKATTTTGAPFSRIAVKDILKNQIYTGDRVLQKFYSPKVRKKTRNYGELPQYVLEGVHEGIVSHEIFDQVQEIMRERAEKTPKKTFTCFTGKVKCGHCGRSCCRRTIRGKRIWKCQGNEISKVCDARYIGEDELRSITFTILDDEDDFVRKVDRIDLYNDHVAFIMAEGKTIKRTRKTGRRHQKNAGK, encoded by the coding sequence TTGCTAAAAAAGAAAGAAGTATCGAGGCGTAAAGTTGCGGCCTATGCTCGTGTATCGAAAGATTCCGATATGCTCTTGCATTCGCTTGCCAACCAGGTTTCATACTATTCAGAGCTGATCAACTCGAACCCGGAATGGGAATTTGCCGGCATCTACGTTGACGAGGGGATTTCAGGGACAAAACTGAAAAATAGAGATGGCTTCTTGCGTATGATGGAGGATGCCCGCAGGGGGAAGGTCGATCTGATAATTACGAAGTCCGTTTCACGTTTTGCTAGAAACACGGTTGACTTGCTTCAAAGCATCCGAGACTTTCAGGAACTGAACGTTGAGGTCAGATTCGAGAAGGATGGGATCAGCACATTTGATGGCGAAGGGGAGTTGATGCTATCACTTATAGCATCATTTGCACAAGCTGAAGCTGAATCCATTTCAGAAAATGTGAAGTGGGGTAAGCGGAAACAAATGCAGGAAGGAATCTATCATCATTCTTCGCGGTGCTACGGGTATGAATGGCAGGGTGACAACTTTGTGATCGTGCCAGAAGAAGCGAAGGTGGTGCGCTATATATTTGAATCCTACATAGCCGGAATGTCACCGAAGCATATTGCGGAGAGCATCAAAGCGACAACTACAACCGGAGCACCGTTTTCACGGATCGCGGTAAAGGACATACTGAAGAATCAAATCTACACCGGCGACAGAGTGCTCCAGAAGTTTTACTCACCAAAGGTTAGGAAGAAGACCAGAAATTACGGAGAACTTCCACAATACGTTCTGGAAGGTGTCCACGAAGGTATCGTATCGCATGAGATATTTGATCAGGTCCAGGAGATCATGCGGGAGCGAGCAGAGAAGACTCCAAAGAAAACATTCACCTGTTTTACGGGGAAAGTGAAATGCGGGCACTGCGGTAGGTCCTGTTGCCGCCGCACCATTCGTGGTAAACGCATTTGGAAATGTCAGGGGAATGAAATAAGCAAGGTCTGTGATGCAAGGTACATCGGCGAAGATGAGCTCCGGAGCATCACTTTTACTATACTTGACGATGAGGATGACTTTGTCCGCAAAGTGGACCGCATTGATCTGTACAACGATCATGTAGCATTCATTATGGCTGAGGGAAAAACGATTAAACGAACCAGGAAGACAGGGAGGAGGCACCAAAAGAATGCAGGGAAATAA